A genomic window from Lotus japonicus ecotype B-129 chromosome 1, LjGifu_v1.2 includes:
- the LOC130738127 gene encoding protein disulfide-isomerase-like — MARVSICFLFAFALSVLLASSQIHAIESEAKEFVLTLDNSNFSEIVSKHDFIVVEFYAPWCGHCKNLAPEYEKAAAVLSSHDPPIVLAKVDANEENNKDLASQYEVRGFPTIKILRNGGKDSQEYKGPREADGIVDYLKKQTGPASTEIKSADDATAFIGTKKIVIVGVFPKFSGEEFDNFFALAEKLRSDYDFGHTLDAKNLPRGESSVSGPVVRLFKPFDELFVDSKEFNVEALEKFIEESSIPVVTVFNNDPSNHPFVSKFFNSQNPKAMLFINFTAEGAESIQAKYREAAEEYRKQDVSFLVGDVEASQGAFQYFGLKEEDVPLIIIQQTDGKKFFKPQLEADQISSWLKAYKDGNVAPYVKSEPIPETNNEPVKVVVGDSLQDVVFKSGKNVLLEFYAPWCGHCKSLAPILDEVAVSYQNDADIVIAKFDATANDVPTESFEVQGYPTLYFISSSGKISPYDGGRTKEDIIQFIENSRDKKSTQIEEEQGKDEIQQEKPKDEL; from the exons atGGCGAGGGTTTCGATTTGCTTCCTCTTCGCGTTCGCTCTCTCTGTCCTCCTCGCTTCTTCGCAGATCCATGCGATTGAATCGGAGGCTAAGGAGTTCGTGCTCACATTGGATAACTCCAATTTTTCTGAAATTGTCAGCAAGCACGATTTCATCGTTGTTGAATTCTACGCACCGTG GTGTGGACACTGCAAGAATCTTGCTCCTGAG TATGAGAAGGCTGCTGCGGTCTTGAGTAGCCATGATCCTCCGATTGTTTTGGCTAAAGTTGATGCCAATGAGGAGAACAACAAGGACCTTGCATCTCAGTATGAGGTTCGGGGATTCCCAACGATTAAGATTCTGAGAAACGGTGGAAAGGACAGTCAAGAATACAAAGGACCCCGTGAAGCCGATGGTATTGTTGACTATTTGAAAAAGCAGACTGGTCCTGCATCCACTGAAATTAAATCTGCTGATGATGCCACTGCTTTCATTGGTACAAAGAAAATTGTTATT GTTGGAGTTTTCcccaaattttccggggaggagTTCGATAACTTCTTTGCATTGGCAGAGAAACTGCGATCTGATTATGACTTTGGTCACACTTTGGATGCCAAAAACCTTCCACGGGGTGAATCTTCCGTGAGTGGGCCTGTTGTTAGGTTGTTCAAGCCATTTGACGAGCTTTTTGTTGACTCCAAG GAATTCAATGTCGAAGCTCTGGAGAAATTTATTGAAGAATCTAGTATCCCTGTTGTGACTGTCTTTAACAATGACCCAAGCAACCACCCTTTTGTTTCCAAATTCTTTAACAGCCAAAACCCAAAG GCAATGTTGTTCATCAACTTCACTGCTGAAGGTGCTGAATCTATCCAAGCAAAATACCGTGAAGCCGCTGAGGAATATAGAAAGCAGGACGTAAGCTTTCTGGTGGGAGATGTTGAGGCCAGTCAAGGTGCCTTCCAG TATTTCGGGCTAAAGGAAGAAGATGTTCCTCTAATCATCATTCAACAAACTGATGGCAAGAAATTTTTCAAGCCTCAGCTGGAAGCTGATCAGATTTCATCTTGGTTGAAGGCATACAAG GATGGAAATGTTGCACCATATGTCAAGTCTGAGCCTATTCCTGAAACAAACAATGAACCTGTTAAAGTGGTAGTTGGGGACAGTCTTCAAGATGTAGTTTTCAAGTCTGGAAAGAATG TTCTGCTCGAGTTTTATGCTCCTTGGTGTGGTCACTGCAAGAGTCTGGCTCCAATACTGGATGAAGTTGCTGTCTCATATCAAAATGATGCTGATATTGTTATTGCAAAATtt GACGCAACTGCCAATGATGTCCCAACTGAAAGCTTTGAAGTCCAAGGTTATCCAACTCTGTACTTCATTTCATCAAGTGGAAAAATTTCACCTTATGATGGCGGCAGGACCAAGGAAGACATCATACAATTCATTGAAAACAGCCGGGATAAGAAATCTACTCAGATAGAAGAAGAGCAAGGAAAAGATGAGATTCAGCAAGAAAAACCAAAGGACGAGCTTTGA